A single window of Cottoperca gobio chromosome 9, fCotGob3.1, whole genome shotgun sequence DNA harbors:
- the ankdd1b gene encoding ankyrin repeat and death domain-containing protein 1A, which yields MERKTLALRAMIKKHRPKTENLDPRKWMRPETMSGFGDFILNKNTDKETDTSFDNNEMLLDAEKQFMEAAKRNDVETMKTLGRGLNANARNVNNRTALHYAVAGKNKEAVQLLLQRRVKVDQKDKYGVAPIHLAAWFGSLEILKLLVQAGAEQKIENEEGLNIMHCAAINNHTDIVEYIIDDLQMKELDKDDQSGHRAFALAAEHGCVKMLDMLIVPYDLATMKPNKNGDTPLHLAAKNGHLDAVQSLLQSFDTRDEVNMDGETALYQAADSSEEECVLVLLEAGCDPNILTTTKCSALHPVSERGDTSLVQLLLDYKAHTDFQNQHLEAPIHLAVKNSHIPVLHSLLKAGCNINVTDKRSQTAMHLAAELARIEIVEMLLKAGLDPTLRDRQGKTVLGVAARADEVIIVNMIIKAERYYAWRKANPELNESIHSENPLKFKLDHRFETKQFRSMAWRLAYQLLNAGDWKRLAEHWGFTKEQVSAIEEQWTGQHSYQEHGNRMLLIWLHGEELAQRSPAKELYQGLIFTGNRKAADKIRMEAESSSSKSCSIS from the exons ATGGAGAGAAAAACTTTGGCTTTGAGGGCGATGATCAAGAAGCATCGTCCTAAGACGGAGAATTTGGACCCTCGAAAGTGGATGAGACCGGAGACTATGAGTGGGTTTGGTGACTTCATATTAAACAAGAACACCGACAAAGAGACGGACACCAGCTTTGACAACAACGAGATGT TGCTTGATGCAGAAAAGCAGTTTATGGAAGCAGCTAAGAGAAATGACGTGGAGACCATGAAGACTCTTGGAAGAGGGCTCAACGCCAATGCAAGAAACGTG AATAACAGGACTGCGCTTCACTATGCAGTAGCCGGCAAAAACAAGGAAGCTGTGCAGCTTCTTCTGCAGCGGAGGGTCAAGGTGGACCAAAAGGACAAG TACGGTGTGGCACCCATTCATTTGGCTGCCTGGTTTGGCAGTTTGGAGATCCTGAAATTATTAGTGCAGGCTGGGGCTGAGCAGAAGATTGAGAATGAG GAAGGACTGAACATCATGCACTGTGCTGCGATCAACAACCACACTGACATTGTAGAGTATATCATTGATGACCTGCAGATGAAAGAGCTAGACAAAGATGACCAG TCAGGACACCGGGCATTTGCATTGGCGGCAGAGCATGGGTGTGTTAAAATGTTAGATATGCTGATTGTGCCGTACGACTTGGCCACCATGAAGCCCAACAAG AACGGGGACACGCCCCTGCACTTAGCTGCCAAGAACGGTCACTTGGATGCCGTCCAATCGCTGCTGCAGAGCTTTGATACTCGGGATGAAGTCAATATG GATGGTGAGACAGCTCTGTACCAGGCTGCAGACAGCAGTGAGGAGGAATGtgtcctggtcctgctggagGCGGGCTGTGACCCCAACATCCTTACAACG ACAAAATGCAGTGCTCTCCATCCAGTTTCAGAAAGAGGAGACACGTCTCTTGTCCAACTCCTCTTAGATTACAAAGCCCATACGGACTTCCAGAATCAG CACCTAGAGGCTCCTATCCACCTGGCAGTAAAGAACAGTCACATCCCTGTCCTCCATTCTCTACTGAAGGCTGGCTGCAACATTAATGTCACTGATAAG CGGTCCCAGACTGCAATGCATCTTGCTGCTGAGCTGGCCAGAATAGAAATCGTGGAAATGCTTCTTAAAGCTGGGCTGGATCCGACTCTCCGGGATAGA CAGGGTAAGACGGTTCTGGGTGTGGCAGCCAGAGCAGACGAGGTGATTATTGTGAACATGATCATCAAAGCAGAAAGATACTACGCTTGGAGGAAG GCCAACCCAGAGCTTAATGAGAGCATTCACAGCGAGAATCCGCTGAAGTTTAAACTCGACCACCGCTTTGAGACCAAGCAGTTTCGTTCGATGGCCTGGCGTCTGGCGTACCAGCTCCTGAATGCAGGAGACTGGAAAAGACTTGCGGAACACTGGGGCTTCACTAAGGAGCAAGTGTCGGCCATCGAGGAGCAGTGGACAG GTCAGCACAGCTATCAAGAGCATGGGAACAGGATGCTGCTGATCTGGCTTCACGGGGAGGAGTTGGCTCAGAGGAGTCCTGCTAAAGAACTCTACCAGGGACTCATCTTCACAGGGAACAGGAAAGCTGCAG ATAAGATTCGGATGGAGGCGGAGAGTTCCAGCAGTAAGAGCTGCAGCATTTCATGA